Below is a window of Malus domestica chromosome 13, GDT2T_hap1 DNA.
CTAAGGCAACTTTACATGGAATAAGTCTTATATTTTATGAAAAATGTTGTACAAATAAAGTGGTTAGACAATTCTAATTTTTCTTGTAATTTAGTCACACCCGACCCCACATGAAACACAAGCTACTTGGAAAATTTATGATGTTAACCAGAAGTTAATCTCAAACTTTGGTACGGAAAACTTTACAAGCTAAACACAACCATAGTGATTATTaaacgaaaaaaataaataaaaaagcagGTGAATAAGGGGAGTAGATGAGATGAGAGGACCGACAAGACATACCATGAATAAGTGAAAAGAGGCTGCCATTGGGGAAATAATCGTATACGAGCAGGCGTTCCTCCTTGGCCTGGAAGTAGGCCCTCAGTGGGACCAAGTGTGGGTGCCTCAGCTTCCCTAGCAAGTCCACGTGTCTCCTAAACTCGTCCATCCTCGGGTACCTCGAGTCCTTCAGCCGCTTCACCGTCACGATAAACCCGGACTCCATCACCGCCTTGTACGTACTTCCCATTGTGCCCCTCCCCAGCGTCTCCGCCGACGCCTTGAGCAAATCCTCCAGACGGTAACCCATCTGCTGATCCCCTGCTCCGCAGAACACCAAACTCCCCAACCCCTCACCTTCCCACGAAAACCCACCATTATTACCTCCCTTGCCACTGGGCCCCTCCCCTGATCCTCCTCTCTCTGTTGCCAGCTCAGCACCCCCAACAACCCCGCCTTTGCTCCTCCTCGCCTCCCCGCCACCGCCGCGACTCCTCCGGCACACCATCCACAGCAGAACCGAGCAGATTACGACCACCACGAACCCGCCCACGCTCCCTGCGATTATCTTAATCAGTTTCCCGCGCTTTGACTTTGACTTTGGACCCGGTTGACTGGTGGGACTGATCGACGGCGGAAACCCGATAATGCCCGCGCACGGTTTGTCAATTTGTTCCCCGCAGACATCGACGTTCCCCGAAAAAGACGAGGCATTGAACAGAATCAGAGTTGGGGTCACCGGAATTTCTCCGGATAGCTGGTTATTCGACACGTTGAAGAACCGGAGGGAGGTCTGGTTGAGCGGTGGAATGGGACCGGTGAACCTGTTGTCCTGCAAGTACAGGACGTAGAGGCGGCGGAGCCTGAGCAGCGACATTGGGATTTCGCCGGAGATTTTGTTTCCAGCGAGGACGACGACTTTGAGGCGGTGGAGGTCAGAAATGGAAGAGGGGAAAACGCCGGAGAAGTTGTTGTCGTTTAGGAAGAGGGATTTGAGGTTGAGGAGGCCGGAGAGGTCGGGGATTTGGCCGGAGAGGGAGTTGCCTTTGAAGCTGAGGACTCGGAGCTGGTCGAGCCGGTTCAAGATCTTGTGATCCAGAACCCCCGTCAGGTTCGAATATTCCAGCACAAGCTTCGTGACTCTGCCTCTCAGGCAGTCCTTCACGCCTTCCCACTCGCACACATTGCTTCCCTGCCGCCATGGCAGCACGTTTTGAGGGTCGATTGTAGATTTCAGAGATAACAGAGTCTCCGCGTCTCCTGCTTCTGCCGAACCCAGAAAACCCCAGAACAGCAATGGCAGCAATAAGAAAAAGATTCGACCTTTTTGAGAAACCATTTTTAAAAATCTGCGGATTGGATCGATTTTTCAGACCGCCAACATCTCAAAAATGCAATCTTTGAACTTGGATTTTGCTGATTGAGAAAACCCAACTGGGAAATCAGAATCTgaaatgtgtgtatatatatggaaCCTTTTGAGTTTTGAATCTCGAAAGCGAAAAggttttgaactttttttgGTTCACTTTCCTTTCTCAGTCTCTGCCCAATCGCTTTCCATATCTTCAAGATCTAGCACCACCTCCCCAAATTTGAGTGAGCCATTTTTACTATGCATGCAGCGATAGCATTAGAAGCAGAAGCTTCGTTCTTTGACTCGATCGATCACTGTGCTGATGCTGCAACTGTACCATTGATTGATTCGACAGCTTGAAACAAAAAACAACGGCTTTTGCTTTTCTGCTtctaaaaaaaaagcacttctAATTTACTCTACTCCCAGCTGCGGAGGAGGGGAGCATTTAAGGTGCAAAAAGCCCATTGGCGAGCTCTATGTACTGAGCAATGGGGAGACACCAAAACAGTGGGGCTTGGCAACACGACATCGTTTCCCGGACATTTACTTGTAATTGTAATTTTATTACAGCGTAAGCTTCACGTGAAGGAAGCTCAGAACTCCGCTTCTCTCTATGATTTGTATATTCTTAATCTGCAGGCACTATTAAACCCAATAATtataactaaataaataatattttctaaatttatgtttgttttttactttcTCTTGGGCGGCTCAAAGGCTCAGACTTTTTTTACCGGAGAGTGGTGAAACCTCAAAAGGGAAAGGGATCCAAAATTTACTCACCCCCGAGTTTTCGATTTCATCAATTTTCAACAGCTAGCTACCCTCTCTGAAATTAACAAGCGTCCGAAAAACTTAgataaaaaaagagaaaatggagttttaacgaaaagttcgtgatactgttcattttaatgaaaaattatatttttatacgaaaaaatcaatcatagtactattcattttaacctttattttgtctttatcgttaaaactcaaagttttaaaaccatttttatcagtttttaaaaaaaaaaagaatattgaAGTTGTGAAGGGTTTGAGTGAGTCGACCCAGATAAATGCTAAAActtgaaaaggaaaattatacataaaaaaaatctggaaaaaaaagaaaaataatgaaaaatgtttgaaaactttgagttttaacacaaaataaatggtaaagtaaataatactaagattaactttttaaaataaaaatatgattttttgttaaaatcaaCAATCCTAaaagttttcattaaagttctcataaaaaaaaaattgcacattAAATTAGCGCTTGAAAACTCGAtacttgaaaaagaaaactcTTGAGAACAATATTTTAACTGGGCAACCAGGTGAAATAATTGAAACCTCGAGACATTCTTTTGTCGCCGATTAATCACATAGTAAGTATTAATGGGcgaatgatttattttttaaacgccTAATAAGTATTTATTAAGCTAGGGATGCTATTAAAACAAGGTCTTAATTGCCTCCTCGTAGTCCATGCTAGGCCACAAGGGGTTGAACTTATTGGACTACCAGACACCTTACTCCATCATTGCGAACTTATCcataaaaagagaaatttttcCTTGTAACCGAAACATAAAAGATACACTACGTGCTTTTATATGAATAGTgagaaattgtattttttaagttattaattttttaacacacatatcttacAATTTGTATAGTAACACATGATGTACTATCTCGTATtccgatcacactgaaaaatctcttcccTAAAAAAGCTTACAAGGTGTTTCAAACCaatagatacataaattttctaaattatttgTCTAATATGTCACGGTAACAGAGAGGTAAGTCTCTTTCCTCATTACTCGTGTACAATCATTGGTATATTACACGTGACAAAAAGCTGGAACAAGTAATTGAGCTCACGTTATATATCCGGCCCAACAAGAAATGAGGAGAGAGGGTTGAGCTGATCACGTTATTTCACCGCCACTTGGTATTCGGCTCCAACAACTCATGCCAACTGGCTTTGAATCGATCAATACGGTGGTTGACGGTGGTCGTGGCCTGACGACACACCCGCGTACGTTGCCGGAGATCTAGGAGGGCCCAAAAGATATCAAATCTCATGCACACAAGCAATCAGCAACTAGTATCCAGCTTTTATTTGGGACAAGTATA
It encodes the following:
- the LOC103451483 gene encoding inactive leucine-rich repeat receptor-like serine/threonine-protein kinase At1g60630, encoding MVSQKGRIFFLLLPLLFWGFLGSAEAGDAETLLSLKSTIDPQNVLPWRQGSNVCEWEGVKDCLRGRVTKLVLEYSNLTGVLDHKILNRLDQLRVLSFKGNSLSGQIPDLSGLLNLKSLFLNDNNFSGVFPSSISDLHRLKVVVLAGNKISGEIPMSLLRLRRLYVLYLQDNRFTGPIPPLNQTSLRFFNVSNNQLSGEIPVTPTLILFNASSFSGNVDVCGEQIDKPCAGIIGFPPSISPTSQPGPKSKSKRGKLIKIIAGSVGGFVVVVICSVLLWMVCRRSRGGGGEARRSKGGVVGGAELATERGGSGEGPSGKGGNNGGFSWEGEGLGSLVFCGAGDQQMGYRLEDLLKASAETLGRGTMGSTYKAVMESGFIVTVKRLKDSRYPRMDEFRRHVDLLGKLRHPHLVPLRAYFQAKEERLLVYDYFPNGSLFSLIHGSRTSGGGKPLHWTSCLKIAEDLASGVVYIHQNPGLTHGNLKSSNVLLGSDFESCLTDYGLTLFRDPNSLEEPSATTLFYRAPECRDIRRPSTQPADVYSFGVLLLELLTGKTPFQDLVQEHGSDIPRWVRSVREEEIESGDDPASGNDASEEKLQALLNIAMACVALSPENRPAMRDVLRMIRDARAEGHVSSNSSDHSPGRWSGTVQSLPREEHLSI